In a genomic window of Styela clava chromosome 11, kaStyClav1.hap1.2, whole genome shotgun sequence:
- the LOC120347049 gene encoding uncharacterized protein LOC120347049 isoform X3: MLAPSPHLMTSALSVSSLAPSQSVTAFSGSPPSTTSEESSLSPLRSVRHRSGDGYNEIRYVEEMGNSAHYAGVATKVTEYGSPGGQTRVASSQVSREDATTAMHIDPATALAANSILSLIQTSNSQHQQQLLQHLHQQQQSFANLDAVSSGMPYSQGVMALPVASSDAYQVSQAQVFMPDSMEVDDADPPKQKQSRHGEMDVKRSMGVTIMEQNSVIPPTIDTEIRRTHYKSQVDSNLAQHSSLMNGVSTSASTRLPPLKSLTEAIHSNSTINTYDNIPNGNRTANLMHEKYRVKKQESEAIINPISELGPIHFVNGAFTVPSNHTPTEVLQMPMDSSPQRMTSPVYVQMHNGSIQAFPSTAATQLAMNNIALPQGFYHPTQIKTLPDENNQMILQNSGPHPYHGQVISDENPMATMVGATNNGKADGNRRHGPGRQSGHGSGVNQLGGMYVNGRPLPEPIRQRIVDLSHQGVRPCDISRQLRVSHGCVSKILARFYETGSIRPGVIGGSKPKVATPTVVQKITEYKRENPTMFAWEIRDRLLSETVCTPESVPSVSSINRIVRSKTSDFMKDNQHLTDQANTPSPLLHMKAERRKSTPTMISSHAIDSIVQQMVSSNTQHQTTNGGLPQYIAIDGVPTSGATRQATTSSSSIPSATEVVSAASLTLPPPPIVPSVQTQEAKASSQTLPQIFANLTPAQQYELLKSVSGDIITQQTIGKDGTITIHTQPASSQQQTGTTETQVQQIVVNQQGQVVTQSDTNQGNIILTTHQGQQVNKLSAVSSNGQAVTSTAQNLASLSNQQQQQVVMQLKDLNKVLAAAGGSTLPTGGNQPGANIQIPAQHVTQLTQQQPSYKVSELAAAAAGITGSPATQIQIATEGGQQNVITMSQQQLQQLAAQGMIIQRVPTTSTTQQNENLEHSKKDDVDTSSSSIDDSEKKAAVNQSVPIPSSEVTIVEQSASTEQQQQDQQQILKLLQNAMLVKQEPDSDGQVMISATSQQSTVNQLLLAAQQQLQQQVQQPTVTVTQQDAAQLLSAAAALGSVQPQQAANAAQPVSVGLTNNNSNNNNSQQQQLLNANPSVLAQLQQQLASIQQQQQLLQTQQQASTTQQQPGIVHILSAAAQLQQQTGGNANTSNNIQQQLAMAQMLSAAQGSPQAKNGKGASISQRLTELQPVSTLLSQLRPVSLQSTNTSNSYIVSKGTAPITAPVTLPHLVLPAATVAGATSHVPNTGATTANSSQPFTTIYSEAWKLATNGQRDATSVQVTVSDNASKVSSSPAKS, translated from the exons ATGCTTGCACCATCACCACATCTAATGACATCCGCGTTGTCGGTTTCGTCACTTGCGCCGTCGCAGTCAGTGACAGCGTTTTCTGGTTCTCCACCGTCAACAACATCAGAAGAGTCGTCATTATCACCCCTGCGATCTGTCAGACATAGAAGTGGAGATGGTTACAATGAAATTCGTTATGTGGAAGAGATGGGAAACAGCGCACATTATGCTGGAGTGGCCACGAAAGTAACTGAATACGGCAGCCCAGGTGGTCAAACGCGCGTGGCTTCATCACAGGTATCTAGAGAA GATGCAACGACAGCAATGCACATCGACCCGGCAACGGCCTTAGCAGCAAATTCAATTTTGTCGTTAATACAAACAAGTAATTCACAGCACCAACAACAACTTTTACAGCATTtacatcaacaacaacaaagtTTTGCCAATTTAGACGCAGTCAGCAGCGGTATGCCTTATAGCCAAGGAGTTATGGCCCTGCCAGTTGCTTCAAGCGATGCTTACCAAGTATCACAGGCGCAAGTCTTTATGCCAGATTCTATGGAAGTGGATGACGCAGATCCGCCAAAGCAGAAACAATCTCGTCATGGTGAGATGGATGTCAAGCGATCAATGGGAGTGACCATAATGGAACAAAATTCGGTAATTCCTCCCACAATTGATACAGAAATCCGGCGCACACACTATAAATCACAAGTCGACTCAAATTTAGCTCAGCATTCATCTCTAATGAACGGCGTCTCGACATCAGCGTCTACACGACTCCCACCTTTGAAAAGCCTGACAGAAGCGATTCATAGTAATAGTACAATAAACACGTATGATAATATACCTAATGGAAATCGCACTGCAAATCTCATGCATGAAAAATACAGAGTAAAAAAGCAAGAATCAGAAGCAATCATCAATCCTATAAGCGAACTGGGACCAATACATTTTGTTAACGGTGCTTTCACTGTTCCCAGCAATCACACTCCAACAGAAGTTCTCCAAATGCCTATGGACTCCAGCCCTCAGCGTATGACATCCCCAGTGTATGTGCAAATGCATAACGGATCCATACAGGCATTTCCATCAACTGCAGCAACTCAGCTAGCCATGAACAACATCGCACTGCCACAG GGGTTTTATCATCCAACCCAGATTAAAACACTGCCCGATGAAAACAATCAAATGATATTGCAGAATAGTGGACCTCATCCATACCATGGCCAGGTAATCTCAGATGAAAATCCCATGGCAACTATGGTGGGAGCGACAAATAATGGAAAGGCAGATGGAAATAGACGACACGGTCCAGGAAGGCAAT CAGGCCATGGAAGTGGAGTCAATCAACTAGGAGGAATGTACGTAAATGGACGTCCTTTACCTGAACCAATACGACAACGTATTGTTGATCTTTCTCATCAAGGTGTTCGTCCGTGTGATATATCTCGACAGTTGCGAGTATCCCATGGATGCGTAAGCAAGATTTTGGCAAG GTTTTATGAAACTGGTAGTATAAGACCTGGTGTCATTGGAGGCAGTAAGCCGAAGGTTGCCACTCCAACTGTGGTACAAAAAATTACAGAATATAAACGTGAAAACCCAACTATGTTTGCTTGGGAAATTCGGGACCGATTGCTGTCAGAGACTGTTTGCACACCAGAATCAGTACCAAGTGTTTCATCAATAAACAG GATCGTAAGAAGCAAGACGTCGGATTTTATGAAAGATAATCAACATTTAACAGATCAAGCTAACACTCCTTCACCATTGCTACATATGAAAGCAGAAC GTCGAAAATCAACACCGACAATGATTTCTTCACACGCCATTGATAGCATTGTTCAACAAATGGTTTCAAGCAACACACAACATCAAACCACTAATGGAGGGTTGCCACAATATATAGCAATTGATGGTGTACCAACATCAG GTGCTACTCGGCAAGCAACTACTTCTTCATCGAGTATTCCATCCGCAACAGAAGTAGTTTCAGCCGCTAGTTTAACGTTACCACCACCACCTATAGTTCCTTCAGTTCAGACACAAGAAGCGAAAGCCAGCTCGCAGACGTTACCACAAATATTTGCAAACTTGACTCCTGCACAACAATATGAATTGTTAAAAAGTGTCAGTGGCGACATCATCACCCAACAG ACTATAGGAAAGGATGGAACCATAACAATCCACACCCAGCCTGCATCATCACAACAACAAACTGGTACAACTGAAACACAG GTTCAGCAAATTGTTGTGAATCAACAGGGCCAAGTTGTCACCCAGTCTGATACAAACCAAGGAAATATTATTCTGACTACACATCAG GGTCAACAAGTGAACAAACTATCTGCTGTTAGTTCTAACGGACAAGCTGTCACATCAACAGCACAGAATTTAGCAAGTTTATCCAACCAACAACAACAGCAG GTCGTGATGCAATTGAAAGATTTAAATAAAGTACTTGCTGCTGCTGGTGGATCAACACTACCTACTGGAGGAAATCAACCGGGTGCTAATATACAG ATTCCTGCCCAGCACGTGACACAATTAACTCAACAACAACCTTCATATAAAGTGAGTGAGCTTGCTGCTGCAGCTGCTGGTATTACTGGATCCCCCGCAACCCAGATACAAATTGCAACTGAGGGTG GACAACAGAATGTGATCACCATGTCACAACAACAATTACAGCAGTTGGCTGCTCAAGGAATGATAATACAAAGAGTTCCAACAACATCAACAACACAACAAAATGAG AATCTTGAACATTCTAAGAAAGATGACGTTGATACATCTTCATCTTCTATTGATGATAGTGAGAAG AAAGCAGCAGTTAACCAAAGTGTTCCAATACCATCAAGTGAAGTGACAATTGTGGAACAGTCTGCTTCAACagagcaacaacaacaagatcAACAACAAATATTAAAGTTATTACAAAATG CAATGCTCGTAAAACAAGAACCAGACTCTGATGGCCAGGTCATGATATCGGCCACTTCTCAACAATCAACAGTGAATCAATTGTTATTAGCTGCTCAGCAACAACTACAACAACAAGTGCAACAGCCAACAGTGACTGTAACACAGCAAGATGCCGCTCAACTTTTATCAGCAGCTGCTGCACTGGGGAGTGTGCAACCCCAACAAGCTGCGAATGCTGCTCAACCAGTATCAGTCG GGTTAACAAACAACAACTCTAATAACAACAACAGTCAGCAACAACAATTACTGAATGCTAATCCTAGTGTGCTGGCTCAACTTCAGCAGCAACTGGCTAGCAttcaacagcaacaacaacttCTTCAGACTCAGCAGCAAGCATCAACGACGCAACAACAACCTGGTATTGTACACATACTGTCAGCTGCAGCTCAACTTCAACAGCAAACTGGCGGTAACGCCAACACatcgaataatattcaacagcAGTTAGCAATGGCACAAATGCTGTCGGCAGCGCAAGGTTCACCGCAAGCGAAAAACGGAAAGGGTGCTTCGATATCGCAACGTTTGACAGAACTTCAGCCTGTCAGTACATTGCTCAGTCAATTAAGGCCTGTCTCACTTCAAAGCACAAATACATCAAACTCGTATATAGTTTCCAAag GAACAGCTCCAATCACTGCACCTGTGACACTACCGCATCTTGTTCTTCCTGCTGCCACAGTAGCAGGTGCTACCTCACATGTTCCAAACACAG GTGCCACCACTGCCAATTCTTCACAACCATTCACAACAATATATAGTGAGGCTTGGAAACTTGCCACAAACGGACAAAGAG ACGCAACTTCTGTACAAGTAACGGTGAGTGATAACGCAAGCAAAGTATCTTCAAGTCCAGCTAAAAGTTAA
- the LOC120347049 gene encoding uncharacterized protein LOC120347049 isoform X6, which produces MLAPSPHLMTSALSVSSLAPSQSVTAFSGSPPSTTSEESSLSPLRSVRHRSGDGYNEIRYVEEMGNSAHYAGVATKVTEYGSPGGQTRVASSQVSREDATTAMHIDPATALAANSILSLIQTSNSQHQQQLLQHLHQQQQSFANLDAVSSGMPYSQGVMALPVASSDAYQVSQAQVFMPDSMEVDDADPPKQKQSRHGEMDVKRSMGVTIMEQNSVIPPTIDTEIRRTHYKSQVDSNLAQHSSLMNGVSTSASTRLPPLKSLTEAIHSNSTINTYDNIPNGNRTANLMHEKYRVKKQESEAIINPISELGPIHFVNGAFTVPSNHTPTEVLQMPMDSSPQRMTSPVYVQMHNGSIQAFPSTAATQLAMNNIALPQGFYHPTQIKTLPDENNQMILQNSGPHPYHGQVISDENPMATMVGATNNGKADGNRRHGPGRQSGHGSGVNQLGGMYVNGRPLPEPIRQRIVDLSHQGVRPCDISRQLRVSHGCVSKILARFYETGSIRPGVIGGSKPKVATPTVVQKITEYKRENPTMFAWEIRDRLLSETVCTPESVPSVSSINRIVRSKTSDFMKDNQHLTDQANTPSPLLHMKAERRKSTPTMISSHAIDSIVQQMVSSNTQHQTTNGGLPQYIAIDGVPTSGATRQATTSSSSIPSATEVVSAASLTLPPPPIVPSVQTQEAKASSQTLPQIFANLTPAQQYELLKSVSGDIITQQTIGKDGTITIHTQPASSQQQTGTTETQVQQIVVNQQGQVVTQSDTNQGNIILTTHQGQQVNKLSAVSSNGQAVTSTAQNLASLSNQQQQQVVMQLKDLNKVLAAAGGSTLPTGGNQPGANIQIPAQHVTQLTQQQPSYKVSELAAAAAGITGSPATQIQIATEGGQQNVITMSQQQLQQLAAQGMIIQRVPTTSTTQQNENLEHSKKDDVDTSSSSIDDSEKKAAVNQSVPIPSSEVTIVEQSASTEQQQQDQQQILKLLQNAAQQQLQQQVQQPTVTVTQQDAAQLLSAAAALGSVQPQQAANAAQPVSVGLTNNNSNNNNSQQQQLLNANPSVLAQLQQQLASIQQQQQLLQTQQQASTTQQQPGIVHILSAAAQLQQQTGGNANTSNNIQQQLAMAQMLSAAQGSPQAKNGKGASISQRLTELQPVSTLLSQLRPVSLQSTNTSNSYIVSKGTAPITAPVTLPHLVLPAATVAGATSHVPNTGATTANSSQPFTTIYSEAWKLATNGQRADATSVQVTVSDNASKVSSSPAKS; this is translated from the exons ATGCTTGCACCATCACCACATCTAATGACATCCGCGTTGTCGGTTTCGTCACTTGCGCCGTCGCAGTCAGTGACAGCGTTTTCTGGTTCTCCACCGTCAACAACATCAGAAGAGTCGTCATTATCACCCCTGCGATCTGTCAGACATAGAAGTGGAGATGGTTACAATGAAATTCGTTATGTGGAAGAGATGGGAAACAGCGCACATTATGCTGGAGTGGCCACGAAAGTAACTGAATACGGCAGCCCAGGTGGTCAAACGCGCGTGGCTTCATCACAGGTATCTAGAGAA GATGCAACGACAGCAATGCACATCGACCCGGCAACGGCCTTAGCAGCAAATTCAATTTTGTCGTTAATACAAACAAGTAATTCACAGCACCAACAACAACTTTTACAGCATTtacatcaacaacaacaaagtTTTGCCAATTTAGACGCAGTCAGCAGCGGTATGCCTTATAGCCAAGGAGTTATGGCCCTGCCAGTTGCTTCAAGCGATGCTTACCAAGTATCACAGGCGCAAGTCTTTATGCCAGATTCTATGGAAGTGGATGACGCAGATCCGCCAAAGCAGAAACAATCTCGTCATGGTGAGATGGATGTCAAGCGATCAATGGGAGTGACCATAATGGAACAAAATTCGGTAATTCCTCCCACAATTGATACAGAAATCCGGCGCACACACTATAAATCACAAGTCGACTCAAATTTAGCTCAGCATTCATCTCTAATGAACGGCGTCTCGACATCAGCGTCTACACGACTCCCACCTTTGAAAAGCCTGACAGAAGCGATTCATAGTAATAGTACAATAAACACGTATGATAATATACCTAATGGAAATCGCACTGCAAATCTCATGCATGAAAAATACAGAGTAAAAAAGCAAGAATCAGAAGCAATCATCAATCCTATAAGCGAACTGGGACCAATACATTTTGTTAACGGTGCTTTCACTGTTCCCAGCAATCACACTCCAACAGAAGTTCTCCAAATGCCTATGGACTCCAGCCCTCAGCGTATGACATCCCCAGTGTATGTGCAAATGCATAACGGATCCATACAGGCATTTCCATCAACTGCAGCAACTCAGCTAGCCATGAACAACATCGCACTGCCACAG GGGTTTTATCATCCAACCCAGATTAAAACACTGCCCGATGAAAACAATCAAATGATATTGCAGAATAGTGGACCTCATCCATACCATGGCCAGGTAATCTCAGATGAAAATCCCATGGCAACTATGGTGGGAGCGACAAATAATGGAAAGGCAGATGGAAATAGACGACACGGTCCAGGAAGGCAAT CAGGCCATGGAAGTGGAGTCAATCAACTAGGAGGAATGTACGTAAATGGACGTCCTTTACCTGAACCAATACGACAACGTATTGTTGATCTTTCTCATCAAGGTGTTCGTCCGTGTGATATATCTCGACAGTTGCGAGTATCCCATGGATGCGTAAGCAAGATTTTGGCAAG GTTTTATGAAACTGGTAGTATAAGACCTGGTGTCATTGGAGGCAGTAAGCCGAAGGTTGCCACTCCAACTGTGGTACAAAAAATTACAGAATATAAACGTGAAAACCCAACTATGTTTGCTTGGGAAATTCGGGACCGATTGCTGTCAGAGACTGTTTGCACACCAGAATCAGTACCAAGTGTTTCATCAATAAACAG GATCGTAAGAAGCAAGACGTCGGATTTTATGAAAGATAATCAACATTTAACAGATCAAGCTAACACTCCTTCACCATTGCTACATATGAAAGCAGAAC GTCGAAAATCAACACCGACAATGATTTCTTCACACGCCATTGATAGCATTGTTCAACAAATGGTTTCAAGCAACACACAACATCAAACCACTAATGGAGGGTTGCCACAATATATAGCAATTGATGGTGTACCAACATCAG GTGCTACTCGGCAAGCAACTACTTCTTCATCGAGTATTCCATCCGCAACAGAAGTAGTTTCAGCCGCTAGTTTAACGTTACCACCACCACCTATAGTTCCTTCAGTTCAGACACAAGAAGCGAAAGCCAGCTCGCAGACGTTACCACAAATATTTGCAAACTTGACTCCTGCACAACAATATGAATTGTTAAAAAGTGTCAGTGGCGACATCATCACCCAACAG ACTATAGGAAAGGATGGAACCATAACAATCCACACCCAGCCTGCATCATCACAACAACAAACTGGTACAACTGAAACACAG GTTCAGCAAATTGTTGTGAATCAACAGGGCCAAGTTGTCACCCAGTCTGATACAAACCAAGGAAATATTATTCTGACTACACATCAG GGTCAACAAGTGAACAAACTATCTGCTGTTAGTTCTAACGGACAAGCTGTCACATCAACAGCACAGAATTTAGCAAGTTTATCCAACCAACAACAACAGCAG GTCGTGATGCAATTGAAAGATTTAAATAAAGTACTTGCTGCTGCTGGTGGATCAACACTACCTACTGGAGGAAATCAACCGGGTGCTAATATACAG ATTCCTGCCCAGCACGTGACACAATTAACTCAACAACAACCTTCATATAAAGTGAGTGAGCTTGCTGCTGCAGCTGCTGGTATTACTGGATCCCCCGCAACCCAGATACAAATTGCAACTGAGGGTG GACAACAGAATGTGATCACCATGTCACAACAACAATTACAGCAGTTGGCTGCTCAAGGAATGATAATACAAAGAGTTCCAACAACATCAACAACACAACAAAATGAG AATCTTGAACATTCTAAGAAAGATGACGTTGATACATCTTCATCTTCTATTGATGATAGTGAGAAG AAAGCAGCAGTTAACCAAAGTGTTCCAATACCATCAAGTGAAGTGACAATTGTGGAACAGTCTGCTTCAACagagcaacaacaacaagatcAACAACAAATATTAAAGTTATTACAAAATG CTGCTCAGCAACAACTACAACAACAAGTGCAACAGCCAACAGTGACTGTAACACAGCAAGATGCCGCTCAACTTTTATCAGCAGCTGCTGCACTGGGGAGTGTGCAACCCCAACAAGCTGCGAATGCTGCTCAACCAGTATCAGTCG GGTTAACAAACAACAACTCTAATAACAACAACAGTCAGCAACAACAATTACTGAATGCTAATCCTAGTGTGCTGGCTCAACTTCAGCAGCAACTGGCTAGCAttcaacagcaacaacaacttCTTCAGACTCAGCAGCAAGCATCAACGACGCAACAACAACCTGGTATTGTACACATACTGTCAGCTGCAGCTCAACTTCAACAGCAAACTGGCGGTAACGCCAACACatcgaataatattcaacagcAGTTAGCAATGGCACAAATGCTGTCGGCAGCGCAAGGTTCACCGCAAGCGAAAAACGGAAAGGGTGCTTCGATATCGCAACGTTTGACAGAACTTCAGCCTGTCAGTACATTGCTCAGTCAATTAAGGCCTGTCTCACTTCAAAGCACAAATACATCAAACTCGTATATAGTTTCCAAag GAACAGCTCCAATCACTGCACCTGTGACACTACCGCATCTTGTTCTTCCTGCTGCCACAGTAGCAGGTGCTACCTCACATGTTCCAAACACAG GTGCCACCACTGCCAATTCTTCACAACCATTCACAACAATATATAGTGAGGCTTGGAAACTTGCCACAAACGGACAAAGAG CAGACGCAACTTCTGTACAAGTAACGGTGAGTGATAACGCAAGCAAAGTATCTTCAAGTCCAGCTAAAAGTTAA